In Oryza brachyantha chromosome 1, ObraRS2, whole genome shotgun sequence, the following are encoded in one genomic region:
- the LOC102717661 gene encoding uncharacterized protein LOC102717661 isoform X2, producing MNTLVPAAITDIASRLASSAIKKYWQPPDAEVILETLSRLLLRVHIIIEEAEGKRLANEGMLLQLQMLIEGMYRGNYLLDRFKYPALQEDTKEEQVLSFLLQTDHLGDEDLAVLPIIGPRKCGKSTLVEHACRDHRVRNHYSSILFFRENNLKDVNMSNLREYAVVKHQNYSSSKRLLIIIELACDICEQTWVSLKSLMSCSAPGTKIIITSRSNEIESLGTTAALRLDLLHPEAYWYLFKTLAFGSRDTDEHPRLASIAMEIAAEYRGSFLAAYIIAGLLRDNFSALFWCSALKHLRAYVRSQLRLLGDHPNNLLRKDQSVHCLRFAEASYPLWMSNYYETDSCPDRAPNISDIMLGGDTPRGRFEVLGWKSRMAPYYSYMICCTTEAPGHAVCRKHS from the exons CAGCCGCCAGATGCTGAGGTGATTCTGGAGACACTAAGCAGACTGCTGCTAAGAGTTCACATCATCATTGAGGAGGCAGAGGGAAAGCGTCTTGCCAATGAAGGGATGCTCCTTCAGTTGCAGATGTTAATAGAAGGGATGTACAGAGGAAACTACTTGCTTGATAGGTTTAAATACCCAGCCCTTCAAGAGGACACAAAGGAG GAGCAGGTTCTCAGTTTCTTGCTGCAAACAGATCATCTTGGTGATGAAGATTTGGCTGTACTTCCAATAATTGGTCCAAGAAAATGTGGGAAAAGTACTCTAGTCGAGCATGCTTGTCGTGATCATAGGGTGCGCAATCACTACTCTTCGATTTTGTTCTTTAGAGAAAACAACCTGAAGGATGTAAACATGTCAAATCTGAGAGAGTATGCTGTAGTCAAGCACCAAAACTATTCTTCAAGCAAAAGGTTGCTGATAATTATTGAGCTAGCTTGCGATATCTGTGAACAAACATGGGTAAGCTTGAAATCCTTGATGAGTTGCTCGGCCCCTGGGACCAAAATAATCATCACCAGCAGGTCAAATGAGATTGAGAGTCTGGGAACAACAGCAGCTCTTCGGCTAGACCTCCTGCATCCAGAAGCCTACTGGTATTTGTTCAAGACGCTTGCATTTGGAAGCAGGGACACAGATGAGCACCCAAGGCTCGCATCGATTGCCATGGAGATCGCGGCAGAGTACAGAGGGTCCTTTCTGGCTGCATACATCATTGCCGGGTTGCTGAGGGATAATTTCAGTGCCCTGTTCTGGTGCTCTGCTCTGAAGCACCTGAGGGCATACGTGCGCAGCCAGCTCCGCTTGCTTGGTGATCACCCCAACAACCTCTTGCGGAAGGATCAATCGGTGCATTGCTTGAGATTTGCCGAGGCCAGCTATCCCCTGTGGATGTCTAACTACTATGAGACCGACTCCTGTCCGGACCGGGCTCCTAATATCTCGGACATCATGCTAGGAGGTGACACACCTCGCGGGAGGTTTGAGGTTCTGGGATGGAAGTCCAGGATGGCGCCTTACTACAGCTACATGATATGCTGCACCACGGAAGCGCCAGGACACGCGGTCTGCAGGAAGCACAGCTAG
- the LOC102717661 gene encoding uncharacterized protein LOC102717661 isoform X1 encodes MNTLVPAAITDIASRLASSAIKKYWQPPDAEVILETLSRLLLRVHIIIEEAEGKRLANEGMLLQLQMLIEGMYRGNYLLDRFKYPALQEDTKEVSYVSLSSKFNPAKRLCFSSHRKPLFSSSLKELQGIIATIEKGISDMTEFVVFLRNYRVVHDQPRYTYSVLENCIFGRQIEQEQVLSFLLQTDHLGDEDLAVLPIIGPRKCGKSTLVEHACRDHRVRNHYSSILFFRENNLKDVNMSNLREYAVVKHQNYSSSKRLLIIIELACDICEQTWVSLKSLMSCSAPGTKIIITSRSNEIESLGTTAALRLDLLHPEAYWYLFKTLAFGSRDTDEHPRLASIAMEIAAEYRGSFLAAYIIAGLLRDNFSALFWCSALKHLRAYVRSQLRLLGDHPNNLLRKDQSVHCLRFAEASYPLWMSNYYETDSCPDRAPNISDIMLGGDTPRGRFEVLGWKSRMAPYYSYMICCTTEAPGHAVCRKHS; translated from the coding sequence CAGCCGCCAGATGCTGAGGTGATTCTGGAGACACTAAGCAGACTGCTGCTAAGAGTTCACATCATCATTGAGGAGGCAGAGGGAAAGCGTCTTGCCAATGAAGGGATGCTCCTTCAGTTGCAGATGTTAATAGAAGGGATGTACAGAGGAAACTACTTGCTTGATAGGTTTAAATACCCAGCCCTTCAAGAGGACACAAAGGAGGTGAGTTATGTCTCTTTATCTTCAAAGTTCAATCCAGCCAAGCGTCTTTGTTTCTCCAGTCATAGAAAACCACTGTTTAGCAGCAGCCTAAAAGAGCTACAAGGAATAATTGCTACCATAGAAAAAGGCATTTCTGACATGACGGAGTTTGTTGTATTTTTGAGGAATTATCGAGTAGTGCACGACCAGCCTCGTTACACATACTCAGTTTTGGAAAATTGCATATTTGGTCGTCAAATTGAACAGGAGCAGGTTCTCAGTTTCTTGCTGCAAACAGATCATCTTGGTGATGAAGATTTGGCTGTACTTCCAATAATTGGTCCAAGAAAATGTGGGAAAAGTACTCTAGTCGAGCATGCTTGTCGTGATCATAGGGTGCGCAATCACTACTCTTCGATTTTGTTCTTTAGAGAAAACAACCTGAAGGATGTAAACATGTCAAATCTGAGAGAGTATGCTGTAGTCAAGCACCAAAACTATTCTTCAAGCAAAAGGTTGCTGATAATTATTGAGCTAGCTTGCGATATCTGTGAACAAACATGGGTAAGCTTGAAATCCTTGATGAGTTGCTCGGCCCCTGGGACCAAAATAATCATCACCAGCAGGTCAAATGAGATTGAGAGTCTGGGAACAACAGCAGCTCTTCGGCTAGACCTCCTGCATCCAGAAGCCTACTGGTATTTGTTCAAGACGCTTGCATTTGGAAGCAGGGACACAGATGAGCACCCAAGGCTCGCATCGATTGCCATGGAGATCGCGGCAGAGTACAGAGGGTCCTTTCTGGCTGCATACATCATTGCCGGGTTGCTGAGGGATAATTTCAGTGCCCTGTTCTGGTGCTCTGCTCTGAAGCACCTGAGGGCATACGTGCGCAGCCAGCTCCGCTTGCTTGGTGATCACCCCAACAACCTCTTGCGGAAGGATCAATCGGTGCATTGCTTGAGATTTGCCGAGGCCAGCTATCCCCTGTGGATGTCTAACTACTATGAGACCGACTCCTGTCCGGACCGGGCTCCTAATATCTCGGACATCATGCTAGGAGGTGACACACCTCGCGGGAGGTTTGAGGTTCTGGGATGGAAGTCCAGGATGGCGCCTTACTACAGCTACATGATATGCTGCACCACGGAAGCGCCAGGACACGCGGTCTGCAGGAAGCACAGCTAG